The DNA segment CCGGTATCCCGACCTACACCGCCGACAGCGCCAGCGCAAGCTGCGTGAATGCGGACCGGTTCCCGGAGACAACGGCCATTATTCTCCTGCATGACGGCCTTCGCTCCCAAACCGGGTCGGCGATGCCGGCGCGTCGGCGATACTGGGGAACACCATCGCGTCAGGAGGGGAAACCGTGCCGGACTCGCTCACCGTCGACGTTGCCGAGGCCGTCGCCACGGTGGTTTTCAACCGTCCCAAGGCAATGAACGCGCTCGACCGTGAGCTGAAGGAAGCGCTGAAGGCGACCCTGCCGGAGCTGTCCGCCGACCGGAAGGTGCGCGCGATCGTCCTCACCGGCGCCGGCGACCGGGCCTTCTGCGTCGGACAGGACCTGCGTGAGCACCTGGCGCTGATCGAGGCCGGCGACCCGGCGCCACTGTCCACTGTGGCCGATCACTACAACCCGATCACGCTGGCCATCGCCGAGGCGCCGAAGCCGGTGATCGCGGCCGTACGCGGCACCGCCGCCGGTGCCGGCGCGTCTTTCGCGTACGCGGCCGACATCCGCTTCGGCGGTCCGTCGACGTCGTTTCTGATGGCTTTCGCCAACATCGGCCTGACCGCCGACTCCGGCGCGTCGTGGACGCTGCAGCGGCTGGTCGGCTATGCGAAGGCGACCGAGCTGATGATGCTGGCGACCAAGGTCGGGGCGGAGGAGGCCGCCCGGCTCGGCCTGCTCACCACCCTGGTCGACGACGACGAGAAGGTGCTGCCGGCCGCACAGGAACTGGCGGCCCGCCTCGCCGCCGGCCCCACCGTCGCGTACGCGCAGATCAAGCGCAGCCTGGCCTTCTCGGCATCGCACTCACTCACCGACAGCCTGGCCGTCGAGGACGCTGCCCAGACCGCCGCCGGCGCGACCGCCGACCACGCCGAGGCGGTGGCCGCCTTCGTCGCCAAACGCCAGCCGGTCTTCCGGGGCGAGTAATCCGGCGAGTCCACTTCCGACACGCCGAGCCCACTTCGAAACTGTCGTACCCCTCGACCAAAGTTGCCCCCACCCAGTGGTCGGGTGGGGGGTGGGTCGAGAGGCTCACCATGACGCAAATTTCGTCAAGGCGAAAGGCCTCTCACCCACCCCCCACCCCGTCCTGGGTGGGGGCCAAAACTGCCACCTGGGTACGACAGTTTCGCGCTGTAGCGGGTAATCCGTGCTCAGCGTTCGGCCGGTACGTGGCAGCCGGCGACGTGGTCGTCGACCATGCCGGTGGCCTGCATGAGGGCGTAGCAGGTGGTCGGGCCGACGAAGGCGAAGCCGGCCTTCTTCAGCCGCTTGGCCATCGCCACCGACTCGGCGGTGATCGTCGGCTGGTCGTGCACCGACACCGGTCGCGGCGGCCGCGGGTCGGGCGCGTACGACCAGAGCAGGTCCGAGAGCCCGCCGTCGAGGTCGGCGGCGGCCCTCGCGTTGCGGATGGCGGCGTTGACCTTGGCGCGGTTGCGGACGATCCCGGTGTCGGCCAGCAGTCGCGCCACGTCGTCGCCGCCGAAGTCCGCGACGGCCTTGATGGAGAAACCGGCGAAAGCGGCGCGGAAGTTCTCGCGCTTACGCAGGATGGTGATCCACGACAGGCCGGACTGGAACGCCTCCAGGCTCAGCCGCTCGAACAGCGCGTCGTCGCCGGTCAGCCGGCGGCCCCACTCGGTGTCGTGGTAGGGCCGGTAGTCCGGCGCGCTGTCACCCCACGAGCAGCGGACCAGGCCGTCGTCGGCGAGGACGAGGCCGTCCGGCAGGTCACGCTTCGTCACGGGCCGCGAACTCCGTCTGGTCACCGGTCTTCTCGTACACCGAGTCGTGCAGCGTCTTGGACATCCTGCCGAGCTCGTCCTCCAGTGCCTGGATGTGCGTGTCGCGTACGTCGATGTCGTACGCGAGCCGCGCCAGGGTCTCGTCGACCTGCGCCATCCGGTAGCCCCGGATGACCACGTCGAAACGCAGTCCGTGCACGTCGGTGCCGGTCGCCGGCCGGTCGTCCGGCAACGAGGTCGGCGTCGTGTCCGGCCGCGGGTCGGACATCCCCGGCGTGCGGCCGAGCGTATAGGCGGCGCCGGCGAACAGCACCGCGGCCAGGATGACCGCGACGAGGACGGAGATCAGCACTGCATCCACCGCTTCATGGTGTCATGCGCCGCGACGCGACGACCGGCCGCAGGGCCACCCGCGCGGGCTCGCGGCCTTTCGTAGGTAAGTCACGGGTAAAGCGAATACCGTGGTCGCCGGAGGAGATGCCGATGGCCATCCGGACCGGGACGGGTGCGTTCGTCGGCCGGCGCGAGCAACTGGC comes from the Fodinicola acaciae genome and includes:
- a CDS encoding DivIVA domain-containing protein, giving the protein MDAVLISVLVAVILAAVLFAGAAYTLGRTPGMSDPRPDTTPTSLPDDRPATGTDVHGLRFDVVIRGYRMAQVDETLARLAYDIDVRDTHIQALEDELGRMSKTLHDSVYEKTGDQTEFAARDEA
- a CDS encoding DNA-3-methyladenine glycosylase I; translated protein: MTKRDLPDGLVLADDGLVRCSWGDSAPDYRPYHDTEWGRRLTGDDALFERLSLEAFQSGLSWITILRKRENFRAAFAGFSIKAVADFGGDDVARLLADTGIVRNRAKVNAAIRNARAAADLDGGLSDLLWSYAPDPRPPRPVSVHDQPTITAESVAMAKRLKKAGFAFVGPTTCYALMQATGMVDDHVAGCHVPAER
- a CDS encoding enoyl-CoA hydratase/isomerase family protein, translated to MPDSLTVDVAEAVATVVFNRPKAMNALDRELKEALKATLPELSADRKVRAIVLTGAGDRAFCVGQDLREHLALIEAGDPAPLSTVADHYNPITLAIAEAPKPVIAAVRGTAAGAGASFAYAADIRFGGPSTSFLMAFANIGLTADSGASWTLQRLVGYAKATELMMLATKVGAEEAARLGLLTTLVDDDEKVLPAAQELAARLAAGPTVAYAQIKRSLAFSASHSLTDSLAVEDAAQTAAGATADHAEAVAAFVAKRQPVFRGE